A genomic region of Ignavibacteriota bacterium contains the following coding sequences:
- a CDS encoding alpha/beta hydrolase — protein sequence MLARKDASKDWRVVQQRNRLMEFQPHISPGELHRITCPVLVLSTDRDIIPLEHTMLIYQNVARANLCIFPGETHYVTRENPGLFNAAVAKYFKAPFKGEELRHQ from the coding sequence ATGCTTGCACGGAAGGACGCCAGTAAAGACTGGAGGGTGGTCCAACAGCGCAACCGACTCATGGAATTCCAGCCGCATATTTCACCTGGAGAACTGCACAGGATCACGTGTCCTGTCCTCGTCCTCTCCACGGACAGGGATATTATCCCACTTGAGCACACGATGCTCATCTACCAGAATGTCGCTAGAGCGAACCTGTGCATCTTCCCCGGCGAAACCCACTACGTGACAAGGGAAAACCCTGGTCTGTTCAATGCAGCGGTGGCGAAGTACTTCAAAGCGCCCTTCAAGGGAGAAGAGCTGAGACATCAATGA
- a CDS encoding alpha/beta hydrolase: MEMSDGHPFRSTEARERYLAFEDKMARRWPAISEERLVQTSFGRTFMRISGPVDAPPLVLLPGGGSNSYIWSANIAALSREFRTYALDNIWDFGRSVPTRRIESGRDFTGWLDELFDTLRLGNDIRIIGYSYGGWVASQYVLDHPGRLKGAVLMAPAFTVLPLPSAYMWGMVSTLLPVRYFKERMMYWVWKDLAERGEEGKALVDERVEYITIAYRSFKFKTPVNPTVLSDAELQGIRVPVLYMIGEHETCYDADSAVSRLAKIAPRIEICFIPGTGHELMFTHTDVVNQRILEFLKP, translated from the coding sequence ATGGAGATGTCCGATGGTCATCCATTCAGATCGACGGAAGCAAGAGAGCGATATCTGGCATTCGAAGACAAGATGGCCAGAAGGTGGCCCGCCATTTCCGAGGAACGGTTGGTGCAGACTTCGTTTGGCAGGACGTTCATGAGGATCAGCGGCCCCGTCGACGCTCCACCGTTAGTGTTGTTGCCGGGAGGCGGCTCAAACTCGTACATCTGGAGCGCAAACATCGCGGCCCTGTCCAGGGAATTCAGGACCTATGCGCTCGACAATATTTGGGATTTCGGGAGGAGCGTTCCCACTCGCAGGATCGAGAGTGGCCGCGACTTTACCGGTTGGCTCGACGAGTTGTTCGACACTCTTCGTCTTGGCAACGACATTCGGATCATTGGATATTCCTACGGGGGTTGGGTCGCTTCTCAGTACGTGCTCGACCATCCTGGGCGACTGAAGGGCGCTGTGCTCATGGCTCCTGCGTTCACCGTCTTGCCACTCCCGAGTGCATATATGTGGGGCATGGTGTCCACCCTTCTCCCGGTACGGTACTTCAAGGAAAGGATGATGTATTGGGTTTGGAAGGATCTGGCCGAGAGGGGTGAGGAGGGGAAGGCACTCGTGGACGAAAGAGTAGAGTATATTACGATCGCCTACAGGAGTTTCAAATTCAAGACGCCTGTCAATCCGACGGTCCTCAGCGACGCTGAACTCCAGGGGATCAGGGTTCCCGTGCTGTACATGATCGGTGAGCATGAAACCTGCTATGATGCAGACAGCGCCGTCAGTCGTCTCGCGAAGATCGCTCCGAGGATCGAGATCTGCTTCATTCCAGGTACCGGACACGAATTGATGTTCACCCACACGGATGTCGTCAATCAGAGAATCCTTGAGTTCCTGAAGCCTTGA
- a CDS encoding T9SS type A sorting domain-containing protein, which yields MRSCISWLVASMLFLSASAGAGVTLREKLGQMVMITVTGDSLEETGPSMDTLKSDLAHRLVGGVVMFVWSENLATPARIARFTGQLQALAHVPLLLAIDQEGGKVARLSASNGFAASSTAYDLGTVLNQEGPTRGNASMMADWFVQTGLTMNLAPVVDVNVNPASPAIGALKRSFSADAATVARHASWFIDEFHAKRVLTALKHFPGHGSAKADSHLGFTDITTTWTDAELDPYRALLAEGKPDAIMTGHLFNRSIDSVYPATLSYATITGILRNQLGFDGVVMSDAMGMKAITSHYGLDEAMVLAVNAGVDLLLYTTNRDSAGNSLARRIVDVLERHVQEGTIAASRIDASYARIMALKGSFVTGVVRAGSLDLPSAMRLSNYPNPFNPVTSVQYTLRSDGPAKMQVFDLLGRVVATPVDGYHRAGVHTVRFDGTSLGSGMYICRLESAGATATHRLALVK from the coding sequence CATCCGCCGGTGCCGGGGTCACGCTGAGGGAGAAGCTGGGACAGATGGTGATGATCACTGTGACCGGAGACTCGCTGGAGGAGACCGGACCTTCGATGGATACCCTGAAGAGCGATCTCGCGCATCGACTCGTCGGCGGTGTGGTCATGTTCGTGTGGAGTGAGAATCTGGCTACCCCGGCCCGCATCGCCCGCTTCACCGGTCAATTGCAGGCTCTCGCCCATGTCCCGCTCCTGCTTGCCATCGATCAGGAGGGGGGAAAGGTGGCACGTCTCAGCGCATCGAACGGGTTTGCTGCATCTTCCACGGCGTACGATCTGGGAACGGTCCTGAACCAGGAAGGCCCCACGCGGGGCAATGCGTCCATGATGGCGGACTGGTTCGTCCAGACCGGTTTGACGATGAATCTTGCACCGGTCGTCGATGTGAATGTCAATCCTGCGAGCCCTGCGATCGGAGCCCTCAAGCGGAGCTTCTCCGCAGATGCCGCGACCGTGGCCCGGCATGCGTCGTGGTTCATCGACGAGTTCCATGCAAAGCGCGTGTTGACGGCGCTCAAGCACTTTCCCGGACATGGGAGCGCAAAGGCAGACTCGCATCTTGGCTTCACGGACATCACGACGACGTGGACCGATGCAGAACTCGATCCCTACAGGGCGCTGCTGGCGGAAGGGAAACCTGATGCGATCATGACGGGTCATCTGTTCAACCGCTCGATCGACTCCGTCTATCCTGCGACGCTCTCCTACGCGACGATCACGGGGATCCTCCGGAACCAGCTCGGGTTCGATGGGGTGGTGATGAGTGATGCGATGGGGATGAAAGCCATCACGTCGCACTACGGACTCGATGAAGCGATGGTCCTTGCTGTGAATGCCGGGGTGGACCTTCTCCTGTACACGACGAATCGCGATAGCGCGGGGAATTCCCTCGCCCGCAGGATCGTGGATGTGCTCGAGCGGCATGTGCAGGAGGGGACCATCGCTGCGTCGCGGATCGATGCGTCGTATGCGCGCATCATGGCGTTGAAAGGATCTTTTGTGACCGGTGTCGTTAGGGCGGGGTCTCTGGACCTCCCTTCGGCAATGCGTCTCTCGAATTACCCGAATCCTTTCAATCCGGTGACAAGTGTGCAGTACACGCTGCGCAGTGATGGGCCGGCGAAGATGCAGGTCTTCGACCTTCTTGGACGTGTTGTGGCAACACCGGTCGACGGATATCACCGTGCAGGTGTGCACACGGTGCGCTTCGACGGCACCAGCCTTGGGAGCGGGATGTACATCTGCCGGCTGGAGTCCGCCGGAGCCACAGCGACCCACCGACTGGCTCTGGTGAAGTGA
- a CDS encoding OmpA family protein → MKQIRITLSFLFLALLTFQLGIAQESKGRWAIGFHGGLNTWYNDYNHRVFGAGGEFMLRYGISRGFSAGLLVGYEELTATQDPPLISPYGYLKVHAIPASFVGWVHFAPGRSVNPYLYAGIGAMYYKRSSGAIDIPDSKLIPTIHIPLGIGLEVFPSSNISLVVDAGYRITDAYTDALKLSKTDGYATVKAGVNIYIGRSDLGDADKDGLTNGDEKAFGTNPDNADSDGDGLNDGYEVHKLKTGPLKVDSDGDGLNDGDEALKHHTDPAKADTEGDGLSDGDEVLKYHTDPLKSDTDGDGLSDGDEVVKFKSDPVKVDTDGDKLSDFDEVQTYRTDPAKVDADTDGLSDFVEVTKHKTNPLKSDTDGGGMSDGEEVTRGTNPLDPKDDVVKETIVLEKGKTAILKGVNFESNKATLTMDSENTLEMAYNALVAQPDVKVLIVGHTDAVGSDAYNKQLSFRRAETVKNWMVVKGISARRMSVAGKGEIEPIDSNETDSGRANNRRIEFRVLQ, encoded by the coding sequence ATGAAACAGATTCGCATTACACTGTCTTTTCTTTTCCTTGCGCTTTTGACCTTCCAGCTGGGTATCGCACAAGAGTCAAAAGGACGCTGGGCAATTGGATTTCACGGCGGTCTCAATACGTGGTACAACGACTACAACCATCGCGTTTTCGGAGCGGGTGGGGAGTTTATGCTGCGATACGGCATTAGCCGTGGATTCTCAGCCGGGCTGCTGGTAGGCTACGAAGAACTTACGGCCACGCAAGACCCCCCGCTGATCTCTCCCTACGGCTATTTGAAAGTCCATGCGATACCAGCTTCATTCGTCGGATGGGTCCATTTCGCTCCCGGCCGATCCGTCAATCCCTATCTCTACGCTGGCATCGGCGCGATGTACTATAAACGATCAAGCGGAGCAATAGATATCCCCGATAGCAAACTCATTCCGACGATCCATATTCCACTTGGCATCGGTCTCGAGGTGTTTCCTTCCTCAAACATCTCCCTTGTCGTTGACGCTGGCTATCGCATAACGGATGCGTACACGGATGCACTAAAACTCAGCAAGACCGATGGATATGCCACGGTCAAAGCGGGCGTGAACATTTACATAGGCAGAAGCGACTTAGGTGATGCGGATAAGGATGGGCTCACGAATGGTGACGAAAAAGCATTCGGAACGAATCCTGACAACGCCGATTCTGACGGTGATGGGCTCAATGATGGCTATGAAGTCCACAAACTCAAGACCGGTCCTCTCAAAGTTGATTCAGACGGCGATGGCCTGAACGATGGTGACGAAGCCCTCAAACACCATACGGATCCGGCCAAGGCCGATACCGAAGGTGACGGTTTGAGCGACGGTGACGAAGTCCTCAAATACCACACCGACCCATTGAAAAGTGACACCGATGGGGACGGCTTGAGCGACGGCGATGAGGTCGTGAAATTCAAGAGTGATCCTGTGAAGGTTGATACCGACGGGGACAAGCTGTCAGATTTTGACGAGGTCCAGACATACAGAACAGATCCGGCAAAGGTGGATGCCGACACTGACGGTCTCTCGGACTTCGTTGAAGTGACAAAGCATAAGACCAACCCGTTGAAGTCGGACACGGATGGCGGTGGCATGTCAGACGGCGAGGAAGTGACACGAGGGACGAATCCTCTCGATCCGAAAGACGATGTGGTGAAAGAGACGATCGTACTTGAGAAGGGTAAGACAGCCATTTTGAAGGGAGTCAATTTCGAGTCCAACAAGGCAACATTGACGATGGATTCGGAAAACACTCTCGAAATGGCATACAATGCTCTCGTTGCCCAGCCGGACGTCAAGGTTCTCATTGTCGGTCACACTGACGCCGTTGGATCTGACGCGTACAATAAGCAACTGTCGTTCCGCAGGGCGGAAACCGTCAAGAACTGGATGGTTGTCAAAGGCATATCGGCGCGCCGGATGAGTGTGGCAGGGAAGGGCGAGATTGAGCCGATCGATTCCAATGAGACGGATAGCGGACGCGCAAACAACCGGCGGATCGAATTCCGCGTACTGCAATAG
- a CDS encoding carbohydrate-binding protein, protein MILVSLTGCSHDIHVAVTGDDSNDGSVSRPLKTISMAARRAQPGDVITVHEGVYRERIDPPRGGTSDVDRIVFRAAPGEEVILKGSEVMTGWERVQNDTWKATIPNRFFGDFNPYADLIKGDWFDPLGREHHTGAVYLNDHWLTEAATLDHVLQPVGNAAMAYDPRFTDHLLDITWFRPVHDHAQRIPAASFSDQHGVGTGPCVEGGECIGRINQDDWVQYKKVDFGEGTSEVEFRASSGNVLGGTIEIRVHDPEGELLGTCAIPTTHGWQSWRSFTAEIKNVRGIQQVCLLFKAHVEDNDPDLRLWFATVDDSVTSIWAQFKDGDPNSDRVEINVRQSVFYPERPGINYITVSGFTMMHAATNWAPPTAEQVGLIGTHWSKGWIIENNEISYSVCTGITLGKHGDGHDNTSANSAEGYVKTIERALAKGWSKENIGHHIVRNNHISHCEQAGIVGSMGAVFSQVKDNTIHDIHVRRLFTGAEMAGIKFHGAVDTEISGNHIYRSCLGIWLDWMTQGTRVSRNVLHDNGPSHDIFVEVNHGPFLIDNNILLSNPSMLVNSQGGAYVHNLIAGQVNVLYGEKRKTPYLKAHSTEVAGLAPNPSGDERYFNNIFVTYGLLEYDRAALPVFMNGNVFLNGATPSTHEAQAIVNAGADPGIQLIEKDGGISLRMVIDGSWMKGERQLVTTQLLGRAFTPQFSYEMPDGSPYVIGKDFLGEDRDAADPKPGPFEFKREGEQVFKVR, encoded by the coding sequence ATGATCCTCGTATCCCTGACCGGCTGCTCGCATGACATTCACGTTGCAGTGACGGGCGATGATTCAAACGACGGTTCGGTTTCCCGTCCCTTGAAGACAATATCCATGGCTGCCCGGAGAGCACAACCCGGTGATGTGATCACCGTTCATGAGGGTGTGTATCGCGAGCGGATCGATCCACCACGAGGGGGAACTTCGGATGTGGACCGGATCGTGTTTCGTGCTGCTCCAGGAGAGGAAGTCATTCTCAAGGGGTCGGAGGTCATGACAGGCTGGGAAAGAGTGCAGAATGATACCTGGAAAGCAACCATACCCAATCGCTTCTTCGGGGATTTCAATCCGTATGCGGATCTGATCAAGGGAGATTGGTTCGATCCTCTGGGACGCGAACACCACACAGGCGCCGTATATCTGAACGATCACTGGCTGACCGAGGCCGCGACACTGGATCATGTGTTGCAGCCTGTCGGGAACGCGGCCATGGCCTATGATCCTCGTTTCACCGATCATTTGCTGGACATCACCTGGTTTCGTCCGGTGCACGATCATGCCCAACGGATCCCGGCTGCGAGTTTCAGCGATCAGCATGGGGTCGGCACGGGGCCATGCGTGGAGGGAGGAGAGTGCATTGGAAGGATCAATCAGGATGACTGGGTGCAGTACAAGAAGGTGGATTTCGGTGAAGGAACCAGCGAGGTGGAGTTCCGGGCAAGTTCTGGCAATGTCCTCGGAGGTACCATCGAGATCCGCGTCCACGATCCGGAGGGAGAACTTCTGGGAACATGTGCGATACCCACGACGCATGGCTGGCAATCCTGGAGATCGTTCACCGCAGAGATCAAGAACGTGCGTGGCATTCAGCAGGTGTGCCTGTTGTTCAAGGCACACGTGGAGGACAACGATCCCGATCTCCGTTTATGGTTTGCCACGGTTGATGACAGCGTGACGAGCATTTGGGCGCAATTCAAGGATGGAGACCCGAATAGCGATCGGGTCGAGATCAATGTCCGTCAAAGCGTCTTCTACCCGGAAAGACCCGGGATCAACTATATCACGGTGAGCGGTTTCACCATGATGCATGCCGCAACGAATTGGGCGCCGCCCACGGCCGAACAGGTCGGTTTGATCGGCACGCACTGGAGCAAGGGCTGGATCATAGAGAATAATGAGATCAGCTATTCGGTGTGCACCGGTATCACTCTTGGCAAACATGGCGATGGGCATGACAATACTTCGGCAAATTCCGCTGAAGGGTATGTCAAGACGATCGAGCGTGCACTGGCAAAGGGTTGGTCCAAAGAGAATATCGGTCATCATATCGTACGCAATAACCACATCTCCCATTGCGAACAGGCCGGCATCGTCGGCAGCATGGGAGCCGTGTTCTCACAGGTCAAAGACAACACGATCCATGACATTCACGTGCGTCGGCTGTTCACCGGTGCGGAAATGGCCGGGATCAAGTTTCATGGTGCGGTGGACACGGAGATCAGCGGGAACCACATCTATAGATCCTGTCTGGGCATCTGGCTTGACTGGATGACACAGGGCACGCGGGTGTCGCGCAATGTCCTGCACGACAACGGTCCATCCCATGACATATTCGTTGAGGTCAATCACGGACCATTTCTCATTGACAACAATATTCTGCTCTCGAACCCAAGCATGTTGGTCAATTCGCAGGGTGGAGCGTATGTGCATAACCTGATCGCGGGTCAGGTCAATGTCCTGTACGGTGAGAAGCGAAAGACACCCTATCTCAAAGCGCATTCAACAGAAGTTGCGGGGCTGGCTCCCAACCCCAGTGGTGATGAGCGCTACTTCAATAATATCTTCGTCACGTATGGTCTGCTCGAGTATGACCGGGCCGCGCTGCCGGTGTTCATGAATGGCAATGTGTTCCTCAATGGTGCCACGCCTTCGACGCATGAGGCCCAGGCGATCGTCAATGCTGGCGCCGATCCCGGGATCCAACTCATCGAGAAGGATGGCGGCATCTCTCTGCGCATGGTCATCGATGGATCCTGGATGAAAGGTGAACGGCAATTGGTGACGACGCAACTCCTGGGGAGAGCATTCACGCCGCAATTCTCCTACGAAATGCCGGATGGCTCTCCGTATGTCATAGGCAAGGATTTCCTGGGTGAAGACCGGGATGCTGCTGATCCAAAGCCCGGCCCATTTGAATTCAAGAGGGAGGGTGAGCAGGTATTCAAAGTACGATAA
- a CDS encoding glycoside hydrolase family 97 N-terminal domain-containing protein, with translation MKRVARWIVATLCVLSLRAPAQEEVRLSSPGGQCEFTFRMMQGVPQYAVSFKGKALIGYSSLRLWFSDGGLFGNRLVMGTPAFEEVDTAYTLIVGKASRVPDRYREVRIPLEEGGGAHRQIIVVARAFDDGIAFRYDYPRQDGWLSYALTEERSDFNITGNPTLRTLFLRKHTT, from the coding sequence ATGAAAAGAGTCGCGCGATGGATCGTGGCCACGCTCTGCGTCCTCTCGTTGCGGGCGCCTGCCCAGGAGGAGGTACGCCTCTCCTCCCCCGGCGGCCAGTGCGAGTTCACGTTTCGTATGATGCAGGGTGTCCCTCAGTACGCTGTCTCTTTCAAAGGCAAGGCGCTGATCGGGTACTCATCTCTGCGCCTGTGGTTCTCGGACGGCGGGCTGTTCGGGAACCGTCTCGTCATGGGCACGCCGGCGTTTGAAGAAGTCGATACGGCCTATACTCTGATCGTTGGCAAAGCCAGCCGCGTTCCTGATCGATATCGGGAGGTGCGGATCCCCCTTGAGGAAGGCGGCGGGGCACACCGGCAGATCATCGTCGTGGCCCGGGCATTCGACGACGGCATTGCGTTCCGCTACGACTATCCGAGGCAGGACGGGTGGTTGTCCTATGCACTGACGGAGGAGCGCTCTGATTTCAACATCACCGGAAATCCTACGCTGCGGACTCTGTTCTTGCGCAAGCATACCACGTGA